The following is a genomic window from Phaseolus vulgaris cultivar G19833 chromosome 6, P. vulgaris v2.0, whole genome shotgun sequence.
tttgtattcatatcttttaaatatcaaatatcattaagtaAAAATAAGATAGAAATACTTTTTTCTCATCATTTATGAGTTTCAACctactattttaataattaagttgcagtaaaaaatatattaaataaatttaaatttataacacaataaacataaccaattttgatttgttgttagtaacataaaactaaaaaagagaaatataataatgaaaagaaaataataataataataagataagaAACTTGATAACAaaccttaaaaaatatttattttccaatttcTTTCCTTTTCCCCGCACCGCAAGAATGTTCATAACGCATTCATCCTCCTCATGCCTACATCAACAATGATGTCAATTTAACTTTGTACCCTAAAGAAATTAAGTCATCATTCTTGTGAATcactaattttgatttgttgttagtaacataaaactaaaaaagagaaatataataatgaaaagaaaaaaaaagaagaagaataagacgAGAAACTCCATAACAAACCTGTCATATCCAGAACGCATTCATCCTCCCCGTTGATGCTCACATCAACAATGGTGTCAAGATAACTCTGTACTTGTGCAGGATTCCGCCTTCGGTGTACGAAAATGAAAAGTagggtaaaaaaaataaaaatgataaaattgagTGACATTAACAATTAAACAACCAAGAAAAGAAAACTCACCTACAGCAACTAACGTGGAATGTGTGTTCTTTTACTTACTCTTATCTTGAAGAATGAATCTTTTTATCTAATGGAAGTGATATGAATAGAAGAGATAAAGTGAGAAAGAGGAAGGAgagaaaaatgataataaaaattctaaatataaattcaaattgaaaagAAACTCTGAGTGAAAACTGAagaaataaagatatatttcaaaaagctaaattcaaaacagttttaCGTTTAAAAACTCCATTCTGATAactgttttaatatttacaaaattacaaaataactaaaaataaaattaagttttttatatatataaaaaacagtTATCTATATAAAAGATAGTTATGAGGGGAATCCCCATTATATATAggtatcattattaatattatattcatattatcaatattatattcatattattaatattatattcatattatcaatattatattcatattattaatattaatattaattttgatataaatatacatttagatatttattgtgtgcgtatagtagttttattttacttgagtaatattacttttatccggatatagatagatagagagaaaaaggaagaaattatataatattaataaaatttaatactataaatacatatatattgattaatatattttttatttaatcattaattttttaaaactcatagttaaatttaaatttaatttcatattatatatatatattaatattaatataaaattatttgatatcttattttcaaatatataggttattataggtagttgtgaagtttttgttagatggctatataggtgtttgtatcttacacttcttttctgatttgagattcttgtataaggattgaaatatccttaaaatgtttcctttaattttttttattctttgtcgataaataaaatcttattttcaaatatttacttacatagattaaaattgatataatgtataatttttaaaatattttaaattataaattatttaatcactttgtcattatgatttatatattagtagaaaaggttatttagtaacaactttttacaatagatttatggaataattaatatagtttaaactataatgatatgctaactagtaatctgtattagagatttaattaatagttaatgtaaaagttATCATTCtatgttaaaagataatattgtttgttgacaatattctttactataacacacaagtaaaaccaactacctataaggaacttaattaagtcaatatgatcgtaaaataataattaatatgatagttgattttaatgtaataggtaatatgatgactatgagtatgacatatattaaatgtgattcatacttatagataatataataaattatgtttagattcaagtagattatagataaattaaatgtaattcatatgttaatattgttagtattattagtattgttagtattattaatattgttagtattattaatattgttaatattattaatattgttaatattattaatattattaataataataagtataataaaaatcataataaaactaaagaatttgcttggtgtagtggttaaattttctttggttACTTAAGGAACCTACGGACATACGTTTTCTTGAGCTAAAGTAtgaggatgaaaaaaaaaaaatacttcaactaaaaaaaagaatcacatatttaaaagaaagatcaatttgttttaattttttttcttgctcaATACTCAGATATACCTAAACACTTTATACATCATATATACTCCTACGGTGTTTCTTTTGTCTAACAAACATCTCATTATATTCTCAAAATGAATTCACCCAAATAACAACTAATCATCTTTTTTTCTCGTTCAACAGTCTCGCATGTTTACTTGCACACTTTCCaccattttgttttataattttgtttcattCTATTTCTGTCTTAATTTTCCATTTTTGGTTCTGTAAATTCACACGTGATAAATGCTGCATCATGATGTACTATGTGGTACATGACAAGGTTAGTAacttaacatttttaaaaaattacgtgaaaaatattaaaaataaatagttcGAAACTTAGATGAATtctgaaagaaagaaaatttgaaaactcAATTTCCtggaaaattaaatttattgtaaaataaaGTTTCTTCATACtcgttttttttaataaaatattacattataataaaataattttttttaagtgtaaaGTGAATGAAACTGGTGtagtataattttttagaaaaatattactttaacaattataaattataattgaaagATACAAATTTACAACTGTAACGAGgccaatataattttaaaattggtcaatttagaaaaaatatttctctttccaattataatatttcaattataatataatacatGATTGTTGATATATCAGCCATCTTCACCTTTATTTCAATCTCTACAACAGTTTTTAGgaataaaatattacattataataaaataataattttttatgtgtaAAATGAATGAAATTGGTGCGAATGTATAATTCACCTTTATTccattctataatttttttggaataaaataataattttgaagtGTAAAGTCAACGTAGTTGGTGTAAGTATGATTCACCTTTATTCTATGTATTCCATAACAAGCTAATTTTTTTCGGATGGTTTGACACTGCTCCACTTTCATTaaagacatttttttattttaaatttttttttattacaaatattaatattttagtgtaagtgtaaaaaatataacttttttttttcaaccttTCACCTTTCAAGCATACTTTAAGACATGATTAAGCTGCAGGTTGTTCTAAGTCATCTTTGCTGCGAAACTCTTTGTTCTGGAGTTATATGGTGCGGTGTTGTGGTGCTGTAAAGGGGAGTCTTGGAGACTACGGGGTTAAGCTGCTATATTTTTTCTGGTTTCTTCTGCAGGGTTGGTGGGTTTGGGGCCTTTTCTGAATGtttcctttctttctctctttagtCCACTCTTAGGCTTTGCTTCTCCTCAGAAATCCAAGGATAGAATGCtgttattattttgttaaatacCTTCGCTGCTGTTTTTGGAGTGGTTATGCTCTTGGTTTAGCTGAGAGAAGTTACTGTATGAGAGAAGTTACTGTATGTGTAATTCTGTTTAACCATGAAAGGTGTAATAGTTTTGGATCTCTATACCGGTTGGGATACCTGAAATATctccttttaattttatttattcattactAAATGATTAAACTCAAAATTTATTGTTTCATAAGCTATAAAGAAACTATAAGGTAGACATGATAAAAGTAGGACTCCTTATGGTAGTTTGGTTTTCTTTCCCAAACATGTTACACAACTCTTTTCCAAACCAATTGGTAGTTTGGTTTTGGTTCCCAAACAAGTTATCCAACTCTTTTGCAAACCTATTCATAGCTTGAGCAGGCAACCAAATTGGTAAGACTATGCCTTCTTCTCCTTTTGCATTTTTATGCAACACTTGATAGGTTCCTCCAAGAAAGCTCCCAAATCCAGTTTTGGCCACTCCACTGTACACAGCCTCACCCCACCCAAAATTCACTTCTCTAAACCTTCCACGTGTCAAATCCGAAATAATACAAGATCTTATGGTTGTAAACATGCACCGATCTTTAATCACCATTAGATCTGCCACCGAATGCATGTACTCTTCTGTCACCTCACTTTTCGCTTTCTTTATTAACTCCACTGCATACCCAAATGGATTTTCACAAAGCTTCCCTGCAGTGGAAACTGCTGCAGGGAACGCAATAGCATTTCCATAGTAACCAACAGGTAAAGGAGGATTCAACCTTGCACGACCATTCACTATCACCATCATGCGAACCTCCTCATGTGCCTCTATCTGCAATGCTTTTGTACGACAACGCCATAAGCATGCTGTGATGATGTCAAACGTGGTGCAGTGCTGAAGGTGGGGTGGGACCAAGAGACGAATAGCAGCTATTTGGGAAGGTCCAAAGAAGAACGATCGTTGAACCATGTCGTGTTCGGTTGATGTCATAGTTCTTTCGCTTGTGTCTAGGACATGTTCGTATTCACGATGGTTGAATGTAACGCGAGGTGGATGTCTTGCCATCAAGAGTTCCCTACACCACACAGGTGGAATGGAAGGTTTGGTTGAACCACGAGCCATTTCAGCCCACGTGTGCATGAACTGTGAAACACCAGTTCCATCACATATGGTGTGGTTGATGGAGGAAGTCAAAATGAAACCACCACACTTAAGCCGTGTCACCTGTTATGTTATGTCATCATCAGTACATATCCAACATCAATACCTATGGACAAAGATATAAGTAATTATGAAGAACTCACTTCAAAAATCCTTGAAATTTTTATCACCATGGtgctattttttttctatttttactaAATAGGGATCGCTTTCCGCCAAGAATTTGTACATTAAATTCGTGtcaagttaatttttttaaattttttttttaaatgttcttatttttaaataaatatgtatactattaattatttaattacacttaaaattaattaaaattcagTAGTGAcatgtaatatttgaaattaatttgataaataaatttttatatttgtatatttgattaaaaaatataaatatataatttatgtaaatataatattaatatataatataattttatagaagtggtattttaataaaataataaagataataaaaatgtgTTTAAAATCATTCTTATGAAAAATCGTTATGGTTAACTTATGGTGGGATATTTTTTGTTAGTTAATTTAGTTTGtagttgaataaaataaatgaaagcaTAAATACAAGTCACAACCTAAAAGTTTTAATCAGTAAATTAGTTATATGAATAAAGTGTTTGAACCTGTACGAGGACAGGGGGAGTGTCGGTAATTTGCTGTGAGTCAGGAACATCGTACAGCAGTTCATGGAAGCATGGAAATGGAGGTTGGAGAGAATCACCAAACTCAGCCAGTGTGACGTCAGCATCAGCCTCGATGAACATGGCACCTTCTCTAGTGCAATCCACCACTAATTTCCGGTGAGGTCCCTCCCTAACCCTACCCGCTAGTGGGTAATAGAAGACAAGTGTTTGCGACAGTGCTTGCCGAATCACTTCAGCTGGATCTTTCTCTGCCATTGATGCTTGCTTTCCATAAATTTGTATCCCTGGAGTGTGATAACGCAGGCCTTCTTGATCATCAATGTCGGAAAGTAGCTTAAGTTCATGAGGAGTGGGAATAGCAGGAGGCACCAGCTGGGGTTGGCACCTTCGCACTGTAAACCTTAGAGGAGAAGAAGATGAGGCCATGTGTGTGAGTAGTTGAGAAGGGATTGGTGATATTATTAAGAGAGAGAGAACAGTTATTTAATAACTTATTTTGTTTGAGTGAGTCAAAACGTCTAAGTTTGTTCTCCTTTTATAAAGAGACATCTAGTCATACTAAACAACAATAATTATACTTTTGACAACACCcaaaactatataaaaattatattcatatcgACAAtcctattttttatataaccaTATCGACAATAAtgttatgataattttttaataataaaatgaaatatttagaTGAGTCATTCATAGCAgtaatttagttaaaattaaaatattattaagaagaattttatattgattaatGTATAAGAGGATGTTAAAGTATCAtgaaagaaaatcatgaaactcttttgtcaagttttttttttactttattatttgagattttaattaatataggcTGATATACGTCATCTGTGtctgtaattttaatttattatgatatttatattgaaaaaaatattatttagacTTGCTTCCATCTATTAGATTTAcgatttttttaatcaattaaactaTAAtcgtttttttaaataaatgaaattttataaaaaaaaaacattgatttGGCTTTTAATTACCCGATTAAATATATAGAGTGggttataaatttatcttttcttcCTTTAATAAAGGGATTTattgtagtattttttttttatataaaagttttcatgacTTAACATCTTAATTAGACGGATATTTCAAGTAAACAATTACTTGTTATCTcatgaaaaaaagtattattaaaaaatttatgaggTGACTAAACCAAAATCCATacattaacaaaaatgatacataaatatattatacttatttataaagaattctaaaaacaTACTAGATGatagtctattataccaataaaatgattctctatgaataaatcctaaattagtcagCAGTGCATTCCCTTCAGCCTATTTAAGAGTGAAAGGATCAGACTCATCTATAAttcaattaggaatatcctgctTCTTCCtaatcatgatatgattaaaaaaataagacatTTATGATAAAGATAAGAAAATATTCAaatcacaacctgtccaaaattGAGAAACGATATCCGAAATGCTAGCATTATAAGATAACCTCCTATATTTGGTAAAGAAGTAGTGAAATACAattttatcattccagaaatagTTGGTGGATTTACTGGAATTAGTTGGTGGATTTGCAGAAAACGTAGTTGCTTTTAATGGAGAAGTGGCTCTTGATTTAGAGACTTGGCCAATGGTTGAGAGTGGTTTAATGCGCATTAATGGGGATAATGAAAAAGCATGGGTGACCATGAATGAGGGTGCAATTCACGAAGAAGAACATGTAGTAAATGTGGTGGGCTCCATCGAGAATATCCACCCTGGGATTAATGGAGGATTAGCAGAAAACGAAGCAACATTaaatgaagaaatgaagaagtGACTCACGTAGTGGTGGAGGTAGTTGGAAACCAATTAATGGGTGCTAAAGGTGGAGATGTAGGCGTGACCATCACTTTTTGAGTGCAGCTCATGTAGAGTCAACAAAGGTGGTTGGTTCTAAGTTTGGTATTAATAAGCAGGGGCATGAAAGGAATGTTTTGGATGGTGGCAGTGAAAAAGAGGGAGTGAGTGGACATTAATGGGACGTGGTTTGCTCCCATTTaagctttgtttggattagaggttATGGatgagtggaaagttgagggtgtgagGGAGTGGAAGTAtgaagaaagtgtgaagaaagttgagggtgtttggattgagatatgttagagtggatgtgtgaagaaagtttattagaaattgtgaatgatgtgatagttgagagaatattttaatatattttgaatagtgtaaattataaaattacaaatttacccttgtatataaataaataggaaaatgaaatattaatgttaaaattttatttgtagatcattttaatattattaatgattatttaataaattttatgttatataaatatataattgttattaattatgattttgattactattattaataacattaatataaattaataaaagatgTCATGAACATTAATTAGTTGCAAAAATATACAAAAGTCATTACATTTGATGTAGAGAGATAAATACATGTTAATTTGAAATTATGCAaattattacaatattttttataatttttttaattttaacattaataaattacgTTAAAtctacaaaaaattaaaatcctaaacattataaattttgaattccattctgtcaaaataatttttttaaatacaaatttctatttttttataaacaattaatttttaaaaaaataattactttcaacatttattattaaaaaatcagaTTTATTCTTAAAAGTTTGActggtttttttaattaatacaacattttttataaagcttttaattataacattaaccATTTATGTCAGATATAAACAAATcctataaatttttaattccaATTCTgtaaacatattcatttttaatttcattatgtaaacatattcattttaaaacataataattatctaCATTTATTACTATAAACTGAAATTTTTTATCTAAACTTTTTCTGCTTTCTTAActtactaaaatatttattttaattttttaatttataatattaatttataaaaacccTACACAttacaaatttctatttccaGTTCTACAAATATtcagtttaaataaataattttttttcttataaataattaaatgttataaaaaaatgactacaacatttttttaatgtttttaatgataacattaataatttatgtcaaatctaaaaaaaaattaactaaacattataaatttttatttccattctgtaaaaatattatttagaaataaaaagctattttttaaaacaatttaatttttaaaaactaataactatctacatttattattagaaatttaaatttttttctctaaactttttttgcctttttaaattactataacattaaaataaataaatacaaaattaaaaaaacctGAATAGAATggaataattgtccctaaggacggatatcgatcccacaaagaacagtaaattatcgagtacaatattcgctaaatataacaacagaacaataaaaaagagtttgaagtgattatgttggcactgatcaataagaaaacaaacaaagaattagttgcttcaattggaaaaattgggattaagtttcatctatctcactctcatgtattttgattagcatgttaatattaagttctttaattgaaattgatgcccgtataaaaatcatttatatcgattcctcgcatataaaatccttaagaatgttccctaactatcgatccctcgcatacttataagaacaacttagaacgaagctcagacgtttaatagctattaacatttcaagtctattcctagcactcaaatatgttaagtattgttgtttaggtccgaaccctaaaaatacctctcgatcagatttaagattctcaatttgtcacggagaattaaaagtaaaacaacaataccaataatcaatcaagaactgaatattaatatataaaatatcacctcaatacataagagtttgagcagattactcccaatcccaaagggtagaattagccacgcatacttctatcaccttccattctcccaattgggttacaattcactctatggtgttttcctctcaatctggcacactaaggttgagcctctagccctctatttatcctagttttctagggttaggttgtttcctatgtcgcgctaatgggctaaatgataaaacataaaaaaggcccaatctttctttgcatctttttccattctggaaccttctatctttatctttttagctcaaatcattcatctttaatccaaatctccaatcttccttagaaatctgcaattaacaccaaatttgagaataaaatactcttattcaaataaagatcataaaaaatgtaaaaaggtataaattcataaattagggattattttatatgtaaattagcaataaatcctcataagtgcctatattttaatatgaaatattactgaaattagacacttatcagatTTGTGGTGGCATgtagcactacaagaaaatcatgaaatagaaaccaatttctaaaaatcaaaataattagttgcaatagtaactaaattagagaccattttagaaactaaaaagaaatttggtttctaaattagtttctattagtttctattattttctattattgttaaatagtttctaaattggtatctaattagcaacccaagattttagagaccaaatttagaaactaaataattggtatctaaaaccttagttgttaattagataccaatttagaaactatttaacaataatagaaaataatataaactaatttagaaaccaatttttttttagtttctaaaatggtctctattttagttcctattgtaactaattattttggtatctaaaaattggtttctatttcatgattttcttgtagtgtaggagaaaagagaaaagaagggtagaaaagtaattttttaCATCTGATGTGGCATTTGCTATGCACTCTCCCCTTTCTCTTCATTTTGGAGAAGATGCAAGATCCCCCTACACTTTCCCTGCAGTCTCTCCCTCACCCGCATACATAACTGGAAGCAAACGGGGTGGTACTATGACTTCCGTCGTCACAAACAGTACCACCCCTAGAAGCGAACGGTACCTT
Proteins encoded in this region:
- the LOC137831762 gene encoding benzyl alcohol O-benzoyltransferase-like; the protein is MASSSSPLRFTVRRCQPQLVPPAIPTPHELKLLSDIDDQEGLRYHTPGIQIYGKQASMAEKDPAEVIRQALSQTLVFYYPLAGRVREGPHRKLVVDCTREGAMFIEADADVTLAEFGDSLQPPFPCFHELLYDVPDSQQITDTPPVLVQVTRLKCGGFILTSSINHTICDGTGVSQFMHTWAEMARGSTKPSIPPVWCRELLMARHPPRVTFNHREYEHVLDTSERTMTSTEHDMVQRSFFFGPSQIAAIRLLVPPHLQHCTTFDIITACLWRCRTKALQIEAHEEVRMMVIVNGRARLNPPLPVGYYGNAIAFPAAVSTAGKLCENPFGYAVELIKKAKSEVTEEYMHSVADLMVIKDRCMFTTIRSCIISDLTRGRFREVNFGWGEAVYSGVAKTGFGSFLGGTYQVLHKNAKGEEGIVLPIWLPAQAMNRFAKELDNLFGNQNQTTNWFGKELCNMFGKENQTTIRSPTFIMSTL